The Palleronia sp. THAF1 genome contains the following window.
TCAGGCTCGCATGATCTTCGCGGAAGGCGACGACATTCGCGTGCTGAAAGCCGCCATCACCTACCGGCGTGAGGGCTTGGGAGAGGCCTTGGTCGTGGGCCGCGAAAGCGATATCGCGGCGAAGCTTGAGGCAGAGGGTCTGCGCGAACAGATGGGCGCGTTCGAGATCGTCAACGCGGCTTCGACCCCGCATCTCGATACCTACAAGGCGTTCCTTTACGAGCGCCTGCAACGGCGCGGCTACGACCGGACGGATATCCATCGTCTGGCCGCGCGCGACCGCCACGTCTTCGCGTCGCTGATGCTGGCGCATGGCCATGGCGACGCGATGGTCACGGGTGCCACGCGCAAGTCGGCGCATGTGCTCGATCTGGTGGGCCACGTCTTCGACACGCGGCCAGAGGACGGGGCAGTGGGCATCACCGCGCTGATCCGCAACAACCGCGTCGTGCTGATCGCCGATACGCTGGTTCACGAATGGCCCGATGAGCACGATCTGGCCAACATCGCCGCGCGCGGGGCCGATGTGGCGCGCGCGCTGGGCTTGGAGCCTCGGGTCGCTTTCGTCAGCTTCTCGACCTTCGGCTACCCGGTGTCCGAACGCGCTGCCAAGATGCATCTGGCCCCCGGCGTGCTGGACGCACGCGGGGCGGATTTCGAATACGATGGCGAGATGACGGTGGATGTGGCGCTGAACGCCGATGCGATGAAACACTACCCGTTTTGCCGCCTGACCGGCCCTGCCAACGTGCTTGTCGTGCCCGCGCGACACTCGGCGTCGATCAGCGTGCGGCTGATGGCGGAAATGGGCGGGGCCACGGTGCTGGGGCCGATCCTGACGGGCCTACGCAAGCCGGTGCAGGTTGCGACGACCGGTATGGGCGCCAGCGAGATTTTGAACATGGCAGCCATCGCCGCCTGTGACATGGCGTAGATGAGTATTTGCGAAAACTAAGAACCGGGGCGCGGCGCCTAGCAGATCTGGGTAATGGCTGCCGCCCAGAGCTTTGCCCCGATGGCGATCAGGTCGTCGGGGAAATCGTAGCGCGGATCGTGCAAGGGCGGCTGCACTTCGCCTGAGCCAAGGAACAGCATCGCGGCGGGGGCGAGGGCGTTCAGCCGTCCAAAATCCTCTGACGGGCGCCATGGCTGGCCTTCTTCGCTATGCGGGATGCCGGCCGCGTCGAGCGCGTGGCGAAGATGTTTCACGGGTTCCGGATCATTCCCGGTGGCCTCGAAAACCTCGTGGTAGGTGATCGTGGCGTCCAAGCCTTCGCCTTGTGCGGTGTCCCGCACCATGGTTTCGGCTTGTTCAATCAGAAGATCCATCCGCGCATCGGTCAGCGTCCGCAGCGTGGAGCGGATTTCGCCGTCGCCCGGTGCCACGCCGAAGGCGGTGCCGCCCATCGAGACGCCTGCCACAGTGACCAATGCGAACTCTGGATCGGGGAACGTCGCCTCTGCCAAGTCGGTCAGCCCTTCCATCAGCGTTGCCAAGGCACGCCGAGGGGAGATGCCGTGTTCCGGCGTGGACGCATGGGCCGCGCGCCCGGTCAGCCGCACTGCCATTCCGCGTGACGCGCAGGCCATCGGACCTTCTTTCAGGGCCACATGGCCCAAAGCCAGCCCCGGCAGGTTGTGCAGCGACACGACCAGATCGGGTTTCAGCATTCGGCTGCGGGGATCGTCCAGAACCGCCCGCGCACCTGCGCCGTCTTCCTCTGCGGGCTGCAACAGCAGGATAGCGCGGCCCTTCTCGAAGCCGCGCCCCAAGGCACGGGCCAAGGCGATCAGGATCGACATGTGGCCGTCATGGCCGCAAAGGTGAGCGGTGCCGGGAGTGTCGGAGGTCCAGTCGACACCGGATTCCTCGACGATGGGAAGCGCGTCCAGTTCGGCGCGGATCATCAACGTGCGACCCGGCTTGGACCCGTGAAACACGCCTGCGACCCCGGTCCCGCCCAAGCCCGTCACTACGTCGGCTGCACCGGCATCGCGCAGTTCGGTGGCGATGCGTTTGGCTGTTTGATGTTCAAGCCCCGAGAGTTCGGGCGCGCGGTGCAGGTCATGGCGCAGGGCGCGGGCGTGGGTGATGTCGGCGTCGGCAATCTGGATCATGGGGCCACCGCATCACGGGCGGCTCCGGATCGCAACTTACTTCACGAAGGGAGCCGCATCGCCCCACACGGCTTTGACCCGCGCGTCGCGGCCACAGCCCTGCCGGTAACGCACGTAGGCTTCGTTCTTCGGCACAGCGACGCCAAAGCGGGTGAAGGCCACGCGGTCCTGGGACTTGTAGTAGTCTTGGTGGTATTCGCCGACCGGAGAAAACTCGTTCACTGGCATGATCTTGGTCACGATATCCCGGCCCAACTGTTGCTCGGCCGCGGCCTTGGCAGCTTCTGCCGCTTGGCGCTGAGCTGCGGTCTCGTAGAAAATCGCGGTGGTGTATTCCAAGCCGCGGTCACAGAACTGCCCGCCCGCATCCAGCGGATCAATCGAGCGCAAAAACATGTCGTAGATCTGGCGGTAGCTGATCTGTGTGTCGTCGAACGGCACGCGCACCGCTTCCAAATGGTCGCCGGAATTGCCGTACGTCGGGTTGGCCGTGGCGCCGCCTGCAAAGCCAGAGACGACGTCGCCGACGCCGCGCACCTTTTCGAAGTCAGCTTCGACGCACCAGAAGCAACCGCCGGCCAGATAGGCGGTCTGCTGTGCGGCGGTGGCGTGGCCCGCCGCGAAGATCAGGCCGAATGCGGCCACCAATGGTTTCAGTGAAAATGTCATGGATCGTCCTCCTTGCCTGCACCCTTTGCGCCAGATGGTTTGGTTGCAAGCATTGCTGCGCTGTCTCACGCGGGTGTGACGGTGGATTGGCGGTGGCCGCGGCAGAGGGTTGCGCTATGATATCCGCCTACGCCGCCGCCGGGTGCGGCCCGATCAAGCAGGTTTTCCATGAGCGGAATCATCGCCCTTCTCGACGATGTCGCGGCCATCGCCAAGGTCGCGTCGGCTTCTGTCGACGATGTTGTCGGCCAAGCCGTAAAAGCGTCGGGCAAGGCGGCGGGCGCCGTGATTGACGATGCGGCGGTGACGCCGAAATATCTGCAGGGTTTTTCCGCCAAACGCGAACTGCCTATCGTATGGAAGATCGCGCGCGGATCGCTGTTCAACAAGCTGGTGATCCTGCTTCCCGTGGCCCTTTTGCTGGCGACGTTCGCGCCGTTCGTCATTCCTATCCTGCTGATGATCGGCGGCGCGTATCTGTGCTTCGAAGGGGCAGAGAAGGTCTGGCACAAGATCAACCCGTCGGATCACCATTCCGAAGAGCTGGTGTCCGAAAAGCTGAGCGCCGCGCAGCTGGAAGAGAAAAAGGTGAAGGGCGCGGTGAAGACCGACTTCATCCTGTCGGCCGAAATCATGACCATCGTGCTGAACGCGTTGCCGCAAGATGTGTCGATCTGGATGACCGGCGCGAGCCTTGCGGTGGCGGGTATCATCATCACCATCGTGGTTTATGGGGCCGTCGCGTTGATCGTGAAGGCCGACGATGTGGGTCTACACATGGCGGCAGAGGGCAATAGCGGGTTCGTGCAGTCGCTAGGTCGGGGGATCGTACGCGGTATGCCGACCGTTATGCTGCTGCTGGTGGTCATCGGTACGGCGGCGATGATCTGGGTGGGCGGAAATATCATCGTGCATGCGTTGAACGAGCTTGGCTGGCATCTGCCCTATGACGTGATTCACGATCTCGCTGTCGGAGCTGCGGCGTCCGTGCCGGAGTCGCTGGCGGGCGCCGTCGAATGGGGTGTGACGGCGTTCTTGGACGGGATCATCGGTTTGGTTCTTGGACTTGCACTGATCCCCGTCGTCACGAAGCTGATCGTCCCTCTGTCGAGTTGGCTGTTTCCCGAAAAGCAGGCGACGCCGCATTAGGTATTTCCGCGTTCCACGCAGGATCATCCCGCTGGCCTTTGCCACTGGACGACAGGTGATCAAGGAAGGCCACGAACTCTTCGGTCCTTGCCGTTGAGAGATCGGCTGAACGGCCATGGATGCGTTGAAATACGCCGAAGAATCCGGTTTCCGTTTCGGTCAGCGCCATGTCCCAACCATCGAACCGACGCGTTTGCAGCGGTCCTTCGGATAAGGTCTGCACATCCCGATGTCGCCAGTCGGCTTGGATCAAACGTTTGATGTGGGCAACCTGATCGTCAGCGCCCTCCAGATATTGAACGAAATGCGACCCCTCCCGTTGTAGGAACCCCGAGATGCCGCATTCGATGTTTCGCTGCCGCGACCGCAGATAGATCATAGCTTCGTCGGTAGAGCGCGACGGAATGCAGGCGACAGATCGATAGAGCCAATAAGTTAACATCGGCACCTCCTTTTCAGAAAAATTGCTGCCGAATGGTTAATGAACTCCCAACGCGAGAAACCCGTCTTTGAGGTTGCGCAAACGATCAGGCTGCGGTCCCTTCGCCGCATGACAACGCACACCGCACACGACGACCCGCGCAACGCCGATATCCTGATTTGGGTGAATGGCTCTCTCAGGCCCCGCGCAGAAGCTGTCGTGTCGGTCTACGACGCAGGCTTCATGCTGGGCGATGGTATCTGGGAGGGAATGCGCCTGCACAACGAGCGCTGGGCGTTCTTGGATGACCACATGGATCGATTGTTCGAAGCCGCGTTGGCGGTGGACATCGACATCGGTATGTCCCGTTCCGACCTCATCGCCGCGCTAGAAGATACGACCCGCGCCAACGGTATGACCGACGACGCGCACTGCCGTCTGATGATCACGCGCGGGATCAAGGAGCGGCCCTTTCAGCATCCAGCGTTCTCGGTCACCGGGCCGACCGTGGTCATCATCTGCGAACACTCGGTCCCGTCGCTGCCGAAGCCGATCCGGCTGGCCACCGTTCCGCATCAGCGCGGTCTGCCCATGACGCAGGACCCAAAGCTGAACAGCCATTCCAAGTTGAACTGCATCCTCGCCTGCATCGCCGCCGAAAAGGCGGGCGCGGACGAGGCCCTGATGCTTGACGTGCATGGTTTCGTGAACACCACCAACGCCTGCAACTTCTTCATCGTGCGTAAGGGAGAGGTTTGGACCAGCACCGGCGACTACTGCATGAACGGCATCACGCGCCAGAAGGTGATCGACCTGTGTCGCGCCAACGATATCCCGGTGTTCGAGCGCAACTTTAGCTTGGTCGACACATACGGCGCGGATGAGGCGTTCCTGACTGGCACCTTCGGCGCTCAGGTGCCTGTGGGCAGTATCGACGGGCGTGTGATCGGCACCGAAGCGGGGCCGATGACCCAACGCATCCGTGCGCTTTATGCCGATCTGGTGGTGGAAGACTGTGCCTGACCTGATCGCGGCGTGGTCCGGCCCGCGCAACCTGTCCACCGCGATGATGTATGCCTTCGCCACGCGGGGCGATTGCGCTGTGCAGGATGAGCCGTTCTACGCGCCATTTCTTGCGCGCACCGGCCTTGGTCACCCCATGCGCGACACGATTCTGGCCCGACATGAGACCGATCCAGCGCAGGTCGTCGCGGGCTTCGACGGTGGGCTGACCTATCTCAAGCTGATGGCGCATCATATGAAGGGGATGCCGCTGGATTGGGCGCATGGCGCACGGCACCTTCACCTGATCCGCCACCCCGCTCGCGTAATCGCCAGCTACACGGCCAAGCGCGAACGACCCTCGCTCGATGATATCGGCTTCCCGCAGCAACGCGCCTTGTTCGATCGGTTCGGCGGCGTGATCCTCGACAGCGCCGACATTCGCGCCGATCCCGCTGGCATTCTGTCCCGCGCCTGTGCCGCGCTGGGCTTGCCCTACACCGACCGCATGCTGGAATGGCCGAGCGGCGGGCATCCCAGCGACGGTGTTTGGGCGGCGCATTGGTACGGGGCGGTCCATGCCTCGACCGGCTTCGCTGATCCCGAAGGGCCGTTGCCAGTGCTGACCGGCGATGCCACTAAGCTTCTGGAGCGTGCCTTGCCGATCTACGAAGACCTCTACGCCCAGCGCCTCACGCCGGAGTGAGGGGCGGCAGCGCGGGGGTGCGCTAGGTGTGTGGGGCAAAGGAGAGCCCTCATGACCGACCTCAATCGCCGCACAGCCCTTGGCATAACCTTCGCCGCATTGCTGGCCACAACGCTTGCCCCCGGTCGGCTGTTCGCGCAGGGGCAGG
Protein-coding sequences here:
- a CDS encoding BLUF domain-containing protein; this encodes MLTYWLYRSVACIPSRSTDEAMIYLRSRQRNIECGISGFLQREGSHFVQYLEGADDQVAHIKRLIQADWRHRDVQTLSEGPLQTRRFDGWDMALTETETGFFGVFQRIHGRSADLSTARTEEFVAFLDHLSSSGKGQRDDPAWNAEIPNAASPAFRETANSTEGRSAS
- a CDS encoding HAD family hydrolase is translated as MPDLIAAWSGPRNLSTAMMYAFATRGDCAVQDEPFYAPFLARTGLGHPMRDTILARHETDPAQVVAGFDGGLTYLKLMAHHMKGMPLDWAHGARHLHLIRHPARVIASYTAKRERPSLDDIGFPQQRALFDRFGGVILDSADIRADPAGILSRACAALGLPYTDRMLEWPSGGHPSDGVWAAHWYGAVHASTGFADPEGPLPVLTGDATKLLERALPIYEDLYAQRLTPE
- a CDS encoding DUF808 domain-containing protein, giving the protein MSGIIALLDDVAAIAKVASASVDDVVGQAVKASGKAAGAVIDDAAVTPKYLQGFSAKRELPIVWKIARGSLFNKLVILLPVALLLATFAPFVIPILLMIGGAYLCFEGAEKVWHKINPSDHHSEELVSEKLSAAQLEEKKVKGAVKTDFILSAEIMTIVLNALPQDVSIWMTGASLAVAGIIITIVVYGAVALIVKADDVGLHMAAEGNSGFVQSLGRGIVRGMPTVMLLLVVIGTAAMIWVGGNIIVHALNELGWHLPYDVIHDLAVGAAASVPESLAGAVEWGVTAFLDGIIGLVLGLALIPVVTKLIVPLSSWLFPEKQATPH
- a CDS encoding aminotransferase class IV, whose product is MTTHTAHDDPRNADILIWVNGSLRPRAEAVVSVYDAGFMLGDGIWEGMRLHNERWAFLDDHMDRLFEAALAVDIDIGMSRSDLIAALEDTTRANGMTDDAHCRLMITRGIKERPFQHPAFSVTGPTVVIICEHSVPSLPKPIRLATVPHQRGLPMTQDPKLNSHSKLNCILACIAAEKAGADEALMLDVHGFVNTTNACNFFIVRKGEVWTSTGDYCMNGITRQKVIDLCRANDIPVFERNFSLVDTYGADEAFLTGTFGAQVPVGSIDGRVIGTEAGPMTQRIRALYADLVVEDCA
- a CDS encoding amidohydrolase, producing MIQIADADITHARALRHDLHRAPELSGLEHQTAKRIATELRDAGAADVVTGLGGTGVAGVFHGSKPGRTLMIRAELDALPIVEESGVDWTSDTPGTAHLCGHDGHMSILIALARALGRGFEKGRAILLLQPAEEDGAGARAVLDDPRSRMLKPDLVVSLHNLPGLALGHVALKEGPMACASRGMAVRLTGRAAHASTPEHGISPRRALATLMEGLTDLAEATFPDPEFALVTVAGVSMGGTAFGVAPGDGEIRSTLRTLTDARMDLLIEQAETMVRDTAQGEGLDATITYHEVFEATGNDPEPVKHLRHALDAAGIPHSEEGQPWRPSEDFGRLNALAPAAMLFLGSGEVQPPLHDPRYDFPDDLIAIGAKLWAAAITQIC
- the msrA gene encoding peptide-methionine (S)-S-oxide reductase MsrA, with amino-acid sequence MTFSLKPLVAAFGLIFAAGHATAAQQTAYLAGGCFWCVEADFEKVRGVGDVVSGFAGGATANPTYGNSGDHLEAVRVPFDDTQISYRQIYDMFLRSIDPLDAGGQFCDRGLEYTTAIFYETAAQRQAAEAAKAAAEQQLGRDIVTKIMPVNEFSPVGEYHQDYYKSQDRVAFTRFGVAVPKNEAYVRYRQGCGRDARVKAVWGDAAPFVK